The sequence CAGTAAAACATAatacttttgatataaaaaaataatatttattcatAAGTTCGATTAGTTAAGATATTGTCATACAAAATTAATCCGTGATATAATCTCACAGACGTTTGTTGTATAAAAAAATGAAACTATGATTTTATCTACTTGATTAACTAACTTTCACCAAATATAACTGATCTCGGTCAATTTACTAGCTTATGTATAATAGAAAAAGGCAGACGCATGACGCTTTACACCTCTTTTAAAGGCCGCAATAAGGGATAATCTTCTAGTAGTTCTCGTTCTGAGAGCGTGTCGTCTTCCTTTTGAGGGGTCCATAACACCTCTACCGCCTATATTCAAGAAATACAAAATTGCATGATGTTAAAGAAATAAACAAATTGAGAttgtttgaaaaattaaatcttTTGTTCTgtaacatgttttttttttccttactGTCTATTTTGATCATGATAAGAGTGAATTTTAACTTGCttttttatcaaatttcattGTGTATGCCAGAAATTGCTTATGCAACAGCTCTAGATGCTGCTATGGATTTGTGGAATGAAACTTTCATGTGCCAtcattttttgtttatattattACGAGCATTTAGGGTTGCCTCATAAACAATTTTTGTTTTCGTTTTACATGATGGActtcgataaaaaaaaaatgcaaaaaaaaaaaaaaaatacaattaagTCCAAGgctgaaaaaataaaaagtggTAAAAATATAAAGTACATGACAAAAAAAATGTAATTCTCCAGTCATTATAAAAATTCATGTCTTACTAGCATTGTACTAGAGGGGAAGGATCCTAGCTTTTGCAAGGCTTCCTCTAAGTCCTTGCTGTTGTTTATACAAGACAAGTTATGTTCTCCCTCAGCTGTTACCACCATCGTAATCTGGTATTCACATCAACTCATATATGAACTTGATTTTTCATTAGTTCATGCATTAACTAGATATTGATCTACaacaaaacaaataaacaaaaccGGAACGGCCTCTtaattcacacacacacacatacatatatatatatatatatttatttatttatatgaaaaaacaaaattaatgaTATACAGATGGGTAATGCATCTTAAAGATAATTCTGCATGTAAATGTGAAACAAGTTTTGTGTaggcatgcatttcattttcaaTCAACCTGATCATGAGAATGGGAAACTAGTCTTTACCACTACGTATTCACTTCTAAATCCGCTTGAACTCGGTATTGTAGATCTTTGCTTCTTTATGTTGTTTACGTTTACAAGCGTCTCCTCGTCAAACTTCCGACGTTCCTCCATGGAGAGTTGATTGAATCTTTCCTCCACTTCGTTTATGCTCCTTTTCTCAACCTGACATTTAATTTGGCAAGCTTAATGCATGAAAATAaccttttatttatatttatatgtatgcATATATATTTCTAACATACATATATGAAATCGTCCTTCTAGAAAAcattactaaaaaaaaattcaacttaCAGATGAATAAGCTGAGATGCAATAATAATCAGAATGCCGAAGTATAGAGAGACTTGTTTCTGCAAGattgaaaattgaaaatttgaaggataaaaatgatatatatatatatatatatatatatatatatatatattaattgattaaaaCATGAATGTTAGTTACCAGACAACACAAAGTGGCGACCCTGGGAGGTAGATGTATCGGCAATTTCAGCGATGTGGTTGAGATCCTTTTGGACAGACCTTCCCAGCCCCAAAAGCCCAACCTCAAGAAACACGTTTAAAAAAGATTATAATTCGAATATTCGATCGAGTCAATATATATACAGTAACGATTCACTGCACACCAGTGTGCAGGAATTTTGTGTGCATTGCGTTATGtatctgaaaataaaaatcaaatgttCGCGTAAACATCTCAATGCCAACAAAATTCTTGCACAGTGGTGTGCAGGGgacaagattatatatatatagatatatatatatatatatatatgctgaaaatatattatatttatacctGAAGCTTCAGGACACTGATTTTAGCATCCTCATGTGAACTGTATATTAACGCTGCTTGAACAAGAAACCAAACAACCATAAGCACAACAAAAATAACACGC comes from Henckelia pumila isolate YLH828 chromosome 4, ASM3356847v2, whole genome shotgun sequence and encodes:
- the LOC140861651 gene encoding FLUCTUATING-LIGHT-ACCLIMATION protein 1, chloroplastic-like, yielding MGFVKLRAKCFFISNIHGSGTVAASITKAPRNSKTRENPIEFVVQTKIEKFAAAGVLVAMLLMYDPGSAMAARFVRPVCVVRHAVGSGSGARVIFVVLMVVWFLVQAALIYSSHEDAKISVLKLQVGLLGLGRSVQKDLNHIAEIADTSTSQGRHFVLSETSLSILRHSDYYCISAYSSVEKRSINEVEERFNQLSMEERRKFDEETLVNVNNIKKQRSTIPSSSGFRSEYVVITMVVTAEGEHNLSCINNSKDLEEALQKLGSFPSSTMLAVEVLWTPQKEDDTLSERELLEDYPLLRPLKEV